From Sphingomonas bisphenolicum, one genomic window encodes:
- a CDS encoding head-tail connector protein, with product MLSAPTVIIAPTAKLVTLPEACAYLRLEEGSLDTEIEGYIASAISDIERMTSTRLAPQTVDILADRFSDLAHLAIGPVQSVTSIRYQNQDGDSFDLDETIFELFGAHLDRGIRLRAGATWPAVRSVTAVITIRLVVGYPILPAHLKRALLDAIRQQFDGSPVDLFTATINDRIWL from the coding sequence ATGCTTAGCGCCCCTACCGTCATCATCGCGCCAACGGCGAAGTTGGTGACGCTGCCGGAGGCGTGCGCCTATCTCAGGCTGGAAGAGGGCAGCCTCGATACAGAGATCGAGGGCTATATCGCCAGCGCCATCAGTGATATCGAACGGATGACATCCACCCGTCTGGCACCGCAGACGGTGGATATCCTGGCCGATCGATTCTCGGATCTGGCTCACCTGGCGATCGGGCCGGTGCAGTCGGTCACCTCCATCCGGTACCAGAACCAGGACGGCGACAGCTTCGATCTCGACGAAACCATATTCGAACTGTTCGGCGCGCACCTGGACCGCGGCATCCGTCTGCGCGCCGGCGCGACGTGGCCGGCTGTTCGCTCCGTCACCGCGGTCATCACTATCCGCCTGGTAGTGGGATATCCCATCCTGCCGGCACATTTGAAGCGCGCCCTGCTCGATGCAATCCGTCAGCAGTTCGACGGGTCGCCGGTCGATCTGTTCACTGCGACGATCAACGACAGGATCTGGCTGTGA
- a CDS encoding HK97 family phage prohead protease, with amino-acid sequence MAAKAPTTDGRERRALTEGLELRAAQDSGDQRTASGYAVLFNSEAKIYDMWVETIKPGAFTKSLQERDVLAIHSHDSGRVVGRMRAGTLVLREDAKGLAFENPLPDTTDGRDLAIQIDRGDIAGMSFGFIATRQEWDDTVEPPRRTIIEAELYEITYTAMPAYDDTEVGVRSLDAIRNERRGHNKVCARSRIAARKARQAHAERRI; translated from the coding sequence ATGGCGGCAAAAGCGCCGACGACTGACGGCCGCGAAAGGCGGGCGCTTACCGAAGGCCTTGAGCTTCGGGCCGCGCAGGACAGTGGCGACCAACGCACCGCGAGCGGCTACGCCGTCTTGTTCAACAGCGAGGCGAAGATCTACGATATGTGGGTCGAGACCATCAAGCCTGGGGCGTTCACCAAATCGCTGCAGGAGCGGGATGTGCTTGCTATCCATAGCCATGACAGCGGGCGCGTCGTGGGCCGCATGCGTGCGGGGACGTTGGTGCTGCGTGAAGATGCCAAGGGACTGGCCTTCGAAAACCCGCTCCCCGATACGACTGACGGCCGCGATCTGGCCATTCAGATCGATCGCGGCGATATTGCCGGCATGTCGTTCGGCTTCATCGCCACACGGCAGGAATGGGACGATACGGTGGAACCACCTCGCCGGACCATCATCGAAGCCGAGCTATACGAAATCACCTATACCGCAATGCCGGCATATGATGACACCGAGGTCGGCGTCCGATCGCTCGATGCCATTCGGAATGAACGACGCGGACACAACAAGGTGTGCGCGCGCAGCCGCATCGCCGCCCGCAAGGCGCGCCAGGCCCACGCCGAGCGCCGCATCTGA
- a CDS encoding phage major capsid protein has product MSARLKALQEKREKLVADGRAALDEIGSNTDDSRAAELEQRHDTIMTEYDQIEKDLAREERMSRIEKDAEQRRAGKRPIGPDTEARGQDEGEALEYRGVFHKMLAAGGDLSELDKEERALLKSGLVKIDKEERMQTAGTTTAGGYTVPTELAGFIDKAMKDWGPMYDEDICTVVSTTSGNPIKIPTVDDTAKSAGTHTEGTQLTDDGSEDVTFGQKSLDAYIADTEWIKWSFELNQDSYFAIETLLGALLGERLGRKGNAWLTVGTGSSQPQGIVPAAGLGKTAASATAIAADELIDLQHSVNAAYRRSPKCRWMFADSTLQAIRKLKDGQGNYLFQMGDIRVGAPDTLLGKPFSINDDVPAIATGNRSAVFGDFSRYYVRRVGAPLIGVVRERFWPDLGIAGLIRLDGEIGQSGAIKALVQA; this is encoded by the coding sequence ATGTCCGCACGTTTGAAGGCGCTTCAGGAGAAGCGCGAGAAGCTGGTCGCCGACGGCCGCGCCGCGCTCGATGAGATCGGCAGCAATACCGATGATTCCCGCGCTGCCGAGCTCGAGCAGCGTCACGACACCATCATGACGGAATATGACCAGATCGAAAAGGATCTGGCCCGCGAAGAGCGCATGTCCCGCATCGAAAAAGACGCGGAACAGCGGCGCGCGGGCAAGCGCCCCATCGGCCCGGACACCGAGGCACGCGGACAGGACGAGGGCGAAGCTCTCGAATATCGTGGCGTCTTCCACAAAATGTTGGCTGCCGGCGGCGATCTGAGCGAACTCGACAAGGAAGAGCGCGCGCTTCTCAAATCCGGCCTGGTCAAGATCGACAAGGAGGAGCGGATGCAAACGGCGGGCACTACCACCGCCGGCGGCTATACCGTGCCGACCGAACTTGCCGGCTTCATCGACAAGGCGATGAAAGACTGGGGGCCGATGTATGACGAGGACATCTGCACCGTCGTGTCCACCACCAGCGGCAACCCGATCAAGATCCCGACCGTCGATGACACCGCGAAGAGCGCCGGCACCCATACCGAGGGCACGCAGCTGACCGACGACGGGTCGGAAGATGTGACCTTTGGCCAGAAGTCGCTGGACGCCTATATCGCTGACACCGAATGGATCAAATGGTCGTTCGAGCTGAACCAGGACAGCTATTTCGCGATCGAGACGCTGCTCGGCGCGCTGTTGGGCGAGCGCTTGGGCCGCAAGGGCAATGCCTGGCTGACCGTTGGCACCGGATCGTCGCAGCCTCAGGGAATCGTCCCGGCCGCCGGGCTCGGCAAAACCGCTGCGTCGGCGACGGCGATCGCGGCTGACGAACTGATCGACCTGCAGCATTCGGTCAATGCGGCCTATCGCCGCTCGCCCAAGTGCCGCTGGATGTTCGCCGACAGCACGCTGCAGGCCATTCGCAAGCTGAAGGATGGGCAGGGGAACTACCTGTTCCAGATGGGCGACATCCGTGTCGGCGCACCCGACACGCTGCTCGGCAAGCCCTTCTCCATCAACGATGACGTGCCGGCGATCGCGACCGGCAACCGCTCGGCCGTCTTCGGCGACTTCTCCCGTTACTACGTCCGTCGCGTGGGTGCACCCCTGATCGGCGTAGTGCGCGAGCGCTTCTGGCCGGACCTGGGCATTGCGGGGCTCATTCGTCTGGACGGCGAGATCGGCCAGTCCGGGGCGATCAAGGCGCTGGTTCAGGCCTGA